From a single Glycine soja cultivar W05 chromosome 19, ASM419377v2, whole genome shotgun sequence genomic region:
- the LOC114400203 gene encoding COP9 signalosome complex subunit 3-like codes for MDPLEALVAQIQGLSSTPGDLTRLHSVLKQADDSLRSESSRLAPILTQLDPSIHSLGFLYILEASMTDPVTKTQAETVVPIVTRFIGACSPEQIRLAPDKFLSVCKRLKDQVMLLEAPIRGVAPLFTALRKLQVSTEHLTPLHSEFLLLCLLAKCYKTGLSILDDDVFEVDQPRDLFLYCYYGGMICIGQKRFQKALDLLHNVVTAPMSTINAIAVEAYKKYILVSLIRHGQFSTSLPKYSSSTAQRNLKNFCQPYVELANSYGTGQIEELEAYARANAEKFESDNNLGLVNQVVSSMYKRNIQRLTQTYLTLSLHDIASTVQLNSPKEAEMHVLQMIQDGEIYATINQKDGMVRFLEDPEQYKTCEMIEHIDSSIQRIMALSRKLTATDEQISCDQLYLSKAGRERQRYDFDDFDVPQKFNI; via the exons ATGGACCCTCTAGAAGCTTTGGTCGCCCAAATCCAAGGGCTTTCGAGCACTCCCGGCGACCTCACTCGCCTCCACAGTGTTCTGAAGCAAGCCGATGACTCGCTCCGATCCGAGTCAAGTCGCCTCGCTCCGATTCTCACCCAGCTCGACCCCTCCATTCATTCCCTCGGGTTTCTCTACATCCT AGAAGCTTCAATGACCGATCCGGTAACCAAAACGCAGGCTGAGACCGTCGTTCCGATCGTTACTAGGTTTATTGGCGCTTGCAGCCCGGAGCAGATTCGCTTAGCGCCTGATAAAT TTTTATCTGTCTGTAAGAGGTTAAAGGATCAAGTGATGCTGCTGGAAGCTCCGATACGGGGTGTGGCTCCTTTGTTCACTGCTCTTCGGAAACTTCAGGTCTCCACAGAACACTTGACTCCACTACACTCAGAGTTTCTTCTGCTGTGCTTGTTGGCAAAGTGCTACAAAACTGGTCTATCCATTTTGGATGATGATGTTTTTGAAGTAGACCAACCACGAGACCTTTTTCTCTACTGTTATTATGG AGGTATGATATGCATTGGACAGAAGCGCTTTCAGAAGGCATTGGACCTCCTGCATAAT GTTGTAACTGCTCCCATGTCTACCATAAATGCTATAGCTGTTGAAGCTTACAAAAAGTATATATTGGTTTCTCTCATTCGTCATGGACAG TTCTCAACCAGTCTTCCTAAGTATTCTTCTTCGACTGCTCAAAGGAACCTGAAGAACTTTTGTCAG CCTTACGTCGAATTGGCTAATAGTTATGGCACTGGACAAATTGAAGAACTAGAGGCATATGCCAGGGCAAATGCAGAGAAGTTTGAATCT GACAACAACCTTGGACTGGTTAATCAGGTTGTATCATCCATGTATAAGCGGAATATTCAGAGATTGACCCAGACATACTTGACCCTTTCTCTCCATGATATAGCCAGCACAGTGCAGTTAAATAGCCCCAAAGAAGCTGAAATGCATGTGCTACAAATG ATTCAGGATGGCGAAATATATGCAACTATCAACCAGAAGGATGGAATGGTGAGATTCTTGGAGGATCCTGAACAGTATAAAACCTGTGAAATGATTGAACATATTGATTCATCAATCCAAAG AATAATGGCACTCTCAAGGAAACTTACTGCGACAGACGAACAAATTTCATGCGATCAGTTGTATTTGTCTAAG GCTGGAAGAGAGAGACAAAGATATGACTTTGATGACTTTGACGTTCCACAAAAGTTCAACATTTAA